The Metabacillus litoralis genome contains a region encoding:
- a CDS encoding methyl-accepting chemotaxis protein has translation MGLKWANYIKKTPIYKLKLNSKKLTKSKKTEKDKLPEDNSVINKVFSKFSLKNRLLFLFSFLLIVSINIVGISSYLKAKDTTIETIENRISRESEVMAYVAKNLKFLYVSDNLYFMQQLEISIRDQQRQLESDGIQSDIFYYSEDEIKPFKISNKASISFTESFKEKIANGKNAVFHQTIDEKDYTISVIKVPEINGKTFLVVPTESYLGPVNEMAQFMIIVMAVSIIISTILLIMFVRTLTKPLNELQNVMTEVREGDLNKKALINTTIPELQSLKMSFNMMIEQMRVVINEINETTTELENTGENLSHSSEYALSYSRQLIEAINVVKQGAEQTASSSESSVNGFQSMKHRIELLISGMDTVFQSSEDMNLSAKRGEKNNTYLINTIHSFEQDFEHMTSTIQQVKNHSSSITNLVGLIKGVADQTKLLALNATIEAARAGEAGKGFAVVANEVRKLAEQSSLATVDISKSIAEMEDVTIRATKEFDDMLMKIKRNLETANSSKASFDELMVEIETVSKRLQGMQGELQGLKSVLPDLEEGTLSFASISQETLASSEQMLSTSGDQIQQMESTHEIGLQLKGLSNSLSSISKQFNVN, from the coding sequence TTGGGATTGAAATGGGCGAACTACATAAAAAAGACACCAATATATAAGCTGAAGCTTAACTCGAAAAAGCTTACAAAGAGCAAGAAAACAGAAAAGGATAAGCTACCAGAAGACAATTCAGTTATAAATAAAGTTTTTTCAAAATTCAGCTTAAAAAATCGTTTATTGTTTTTATTTAGTTTCTTATTGATTGTTTCTATTAATATAGTAGGAATTAGTTCTTACCTAAAGGCAAAGGATACAACCATTGAGACGATTGAAAACCGGATAAGTCGTGAATCAGAGGTTATGGCGTATGTTGCTAAAAACTTAAAGTTCTTATATGTAAGTGATAACCTATATTTTATGCAACAATTAGAAATAAGTATACGTGATCAGCAACGACAGTTAGAATCAGACGGAATCCAATCGGATATATTTTATTATTCAGAGGATGAAATTAAACCTTTTAAAATAAGTAATAAAGCGAGCATCTCTTTTACTGAGTCTTTTAAAGAAAAAATAGCAAATGGAAAAAACGCTGTTTTTCATCAAACAATTGATGAAAAAGACTATACAATTTCTGTTATAAAAGTGCCAGAGATTAATGGAAAGACGTTTCTTGTGGTCCCTACTGAATCTTATTTAGGTCCAGTAAACGAGATGGCACAATTTATGATTATTGTAATGGCTGTTAGCATAATTATTTCAACTATCCTTTTAATTATGTTTGTAAGAACTCTAACAAAGCCATTAAATGAGCTTCAAAATGTTATGACAGAGGTGCGTGAGGGAGATCTAAATAAAAAAGCCTTAATTAATACAACCATTCCTGAGCTTCAATCTCTCAAAATGAGTTTTAATATGATGATTGAACAGATGAGAGTCGTGATAAATGAAATTAATGAAACAACAACGGAGCTAGAAAATACCGGGGAAAATCTGAGCCATTCCTCAGAATATGCCCTCTCTTATAGCCGTCAGCTAATTGAAGCCATTAATGTCGTAAAACAAGGTGCAGAACAAACTGCAAGTAGCTCTGAAAGTAGTGTAAATGGCTTTCAATCAATGAAACATAGAATTGAACTTTTAATTTCTGGGATGGACACAGTTTTTCAGAGCTCCGAAGATATGAATTTATCCGCAAAGCGAGGAGAAAAGAACAACACATATTTAATCAACACCATCCATAGCTTTGAACAGGATTTTGAGCACATGACGTCAACGATTCAGCAAGTAAAGAATCATTCCTCTTCAATTACTAATCTTGTAGGTTTAATCAAAGGTGTCGCCGACCAAACAAAATTATTAGCTCTCAATGCTACGATAGAGGCGGCAAGGGCAGGAGAAGCAGGAAAAGGTTTTGCTGTTGTTGCCAATGAGGTACGTAAGCTAGCAGAACAATCCTCATTGGCAACTGTAGACATCTCAAAATCGATTGCTGAAATGGAAGATGTAACGATTCGAGCTACAAAAGAATTCGATGATATGCTTATGAAAATTAAACGAAACTTGGAAACAGCAAATTCTTCAAAAGCATCTTTTGATGAATTAATGGTTGAAATTGAGACGGTGAGTAAGCGACTTCAAGGAATGCAAGGAGAACTTCAAGGCTTAAAATCAGTTCTCCCAGACCTAGAAGAAGGCACGTTAAGCTTTGCGTCAATTTCACAAGAAACCCTTGCAAGTTCAGAACAGATGCTTTCAACTAGTGGTGATCAAATACAGCAGATGGAGAGCACACATGAAATTGGTTTACAATTAAAAGGCTTATCCAATTCGTTGTCCAGTATTTCGAAACAATTTAACGTGAACTAA